A region of Neovison vison isolate M4711 chromosome 7, ASM_NN_V1, whole genome shotgun sequence DNA encodes the following proteins:
- the LIM2 gene encoding lens fiber membrane intrinsic protein isoform X1, which yields MYSFMGGGLFCAWVGTILLVVATATDHWMQYRLSGSFAHQGLWRYCLGNKCYLQTESIGKAPGLGLGWGWAQSPPLRAHLCHLCGRWGTLWLREGKGATTAYWNATRAFMILSSLCATSGIIMGILAFAQQPTFTRLSRPFSAGIMFFASTFFVLLALAIYTGVTVSFLGRRFGDWRFSWSYILGWVALLMAFFAGIFYMCAYRMHECRRLSAPR from the exons ATGTACAGCTTCATGGGTGGCGGCCTCTTCTGTGCCTGGGTGGGGACCATCCTCCTGGTGGTGGCCACAGCCACAGACCACTGGATGCAGTACCGGCTGTCGGGGTCCTTTGCCCACCAGGGCCTGTGGCGATATTGCCTGGGAAACAAGTGCTACCTGCAGACAGAGAGCATCGGTAAGGctccggggctggggctgggctggggctgggctcagAGCCCCCCCCTCAGGGCACACCTTTGCCACCTGTGTGGCCGGTGGGGAACTCTgtggctcagagagggaaagg GTGCTACCACAGCTTATTGGAATGCCACCCGGGCCTTCATGATCCTGTCCTCCCTGTGCGCCACCTCGGGCATCATCATGGGCATCCTGGCCTTCGCTCAGCAACCCACCTTCACCCGCCTCTCCCGGCCCTTCTCTGCCGGCATCATGTTTTTCGCCTCCA CCTTTTTTGTCCTGTTGGCCTTGGCCATTTACACTGGAGTCACTGTCAGCTTCCTTGGTCGCCGCTTTGGGGACTGGCGCTTTTCCTGGTCTTACATCCTGGGCTGGGTGGCCTTGCTCATGGCCTTCTTCGCAG GGATTTTCTACATGTGTGCCTACCGGATGCATGAATGTCGGCGCCTGtctgctccccgctga
- the NKG7 gene encoding protein NKG7, with protein sequence MELCRSLGLLTGSLALVTILIALSTDFWFVAMGPTFSSHSGLWPEKSNSEVPGYIRATQSLSILAALSGLVSVIFLILSYVPSLSIRGYGPLSSSIMAFAAAIFAVVAMAVYTSERWNQPRHPQIQTFFSWSFYLGWVSAVLCLCTGSLSLCAHCNGPQSGYETL encoded by the exons ATGGAGCTCTGTCGGTCCTTGGGCCTCCTCACTGGCTCCCTGGCCTTGGTGACCATCCTGATTGCTCTGAGCACGGATTTCTGGTTCGTGGCCATGGGGCCCACCTTCTCGTCTCACTCGGGGCTCTGGCCAGAGAAGTCTAACAGTGAGGTACCAG GCTACATCCGCGCGACGCAGAGCCTCAGCATTCTGGCCGCGCTGTCGGGGCTGGTGTCGGTGATCTTCCTGATCTTGTCCTACGTCCCCTCACTGTCCATTCGAGGCTACGGGCCCCTCTCCTCCTCTATCATGGCTTTTGCTGCAG CCATTTTTGCTGTGGTGGCCATGGCGGTCTATACCAGTGAGCGGTGGAACCAGCCTCGACACCCTCAGATCCAGACCTTCTTCTCCTGGTCATTCTACCTGGGCTGGGTTTCAGCTGTCCTCTGTCTCTGTACAG GCAGCCTGAGTCTGTGTGCTCACTGTAATGGCCCCCAGTCTGGCTATGAGACCTTGTAA
- the C7H19orf84 gene encoding uncharacterized protein C19orf84 homolog, with product MEQQEKGTGPEGNNLSPPSPGTEPCPPAPFPALPPFPLGTPDPAHLGLPESLASVTVPIRLDALSYLLHSALLGAYTLQQSLPSCPCNPQACCTPQASYTQPGMATRPPRGRGGWGVQRRPGRGQVQQRWQPGRAERGWPRGSGAGPKTPLTMPTSPPTLPGQDGKKEARGQEPPQDTPPAAAEDWEAEY from the exons ATGGAACAGCAAGAGAAAGGGACTGGGCCCGAGGG GAACAACCTGTCCCCGCCATCACCCGGGACTGAGCCGTGCCCCCCTGCACCTTTCCCAGCCTTGCCACCTTTCCCCCTGGGCACCCCAGATCcagcccacctggggctccctgagAGCTTGGCCTCTGTCACTGTCCCCATCCGTCTGGACGCCCTCTCCTACCTCCTGCACAGCGCCCTGCTGGGGGCCTACACCCTTCAACAGTCCTTGCCCTCCTGCCCCTGCAACCCCCAGGCATGCTGCACCCCCCAGGCAAGCTACACCCAGCCAGGCATGGCCACAAGGCCACCCAGGGGACGCGGGGGCTGGGGCGTCCAGCGCAGGCCAGGCCGGGGCCAGGTCCAGCAGCGATGGCAACCTGGAAGGGCTGAGAGGGGCTGGCCGCGGGGGTCTGGGGCTGGCCCCAAGACTCCACTGACGATGCCAACATCACCACCAACTCTGCCTGGTCAGGATGGGAAGAAGGAAGCCCGAGGTCAGGAGCCACCCCAGGACACACCGCCTGCTGCAGCAGAAGACTGGGAGGCAGAGTACTAG
- the CLDND2 gene encoding LOW QUALITY PROTEIN: claudin domain-containing protein 2 (The sequence of the model RefSeq protein was modified relative to this genomic sequence to represent the inferred CDS: inserted 1 base in 1 codon), with the protein MGMKRSLQSGGTLLGFLAKILTIFSTTTNYWIRYPGGHSGLWQECNGGTCSNIPCQTMLAVTGACMVXVGIRCLVMGLRILCHEGDSRGQTTSGIFFLYGLLLLIALTGYTVKNARKNDVFFSWSCFSGWLALPFSILAGFCFLLADRVLQSTDALSGFPVCL; encoded by the exons ATGGGCATGAAGCGGAGCCTCCAGAGCGGGGGCACCTTGCTGGGCTTCTTGGCCAAAATCCTCACGATTTTCTCCACTACCACCAACTACTGGATCCGCTACCCTGGGGGCCACAGTGGCTTGTGGCAGGAGTGTAATGGTGGCACCTGCTCCAACATCCCCTGCCAGA ccatgCTGGCGGTGACAGGGGCGTGCATGG CTGTCGGCATCAGGTGTTTGGTGATGGGGCTGAGGATCCTGTGCCACGAGGGCGACTCACGGGGCCAGACTACGAGCGGCATCTTCTTCCTCTACG GCCTGCTGCTGCTGATCGCCTTGACAGGCTACACAGTGAAGAACGCGCGGAAGAACGACGTCTTCTTCTCGTGGTCCTGTTTTTCGGGGTGGCTGGCTTTACCCTTCTCTATTCTCG CGGGCTTCTGCTTTCTGCTGGCGGACAGGGTCTTGCAGAGCACGGATGCCCTCAGTGGATTCCCCGTGTGCTTGTGA
- the LIM2 gene encoding lens fiber membrane intrinsic protein isoform X2: MYSFMGGGLFCAWVGTILLVVATATDHWMQYRLSGSFAHQGLWRYCLGNKCYLQTESIAYWNATRAFMILSSLCATSGIIMGILAFAQQPTFTRLSRPFSAGIMFFASTFFVLLALAIYTGVTVSFLGRRFGDWRFSWSYILGWVALLMAFFAGIFYMCAYRMHECRRLSAPR, encoded by the exons ATGTACAGCTTCATGGGTGGCGGCCTCTTCTGTGCCTGGGTGGGGACCATCCTCCTGGTGGTGGCCACAGCCACAGACCACTGGATGCAGTACCGGCTGTCGGGGTCCTTTGCCCACCAGGGCCTGTGGCGATATTGCCTGGGAAACAAGTGCTACCTGCAGACAGAGAGCATCG CTTATTGGAATGCCACCCGGGCCTTCATGATCCTGTCCTCCCTGTGCGCCACCTCGGGCATCATCATGGGCATCCTGGCCTTCGCTCAGCAACCCACCTTCACCCGCCTCTCCCGGCCCTTCTCTGCCGGCATCATGTTTTTCGCCTCCA CCTTTTTTGTCCTGTTGGCCTTGGCCATTTACACTGGAGTCACTGTCAGCTTCCTTGGTCGCCGCTTTGGGGACTGGCGCTTTTCCTGGTCTTACATCCTGGGCTGGGTGGCCTTGCTCATGGCCTTCTTCGCAG GGATTTTCTACATGTGTGCCTACCGGATGCATGAATGTCGGCGCCTGtctgctccccgctga